One genomic region from Knoellia sp. p5-6-4 encodes:
- a CDS encoding MFS transporter produces MPLLLDLTPLRVSPEYRRLYTGFTFSNVGSQMATVTIGLQVYDLTKSTAAVGLVGLFALVPLVGLGLYGGSLADHHDRRLVALAAQGASWLTSILCAVQAFLGNTNVWVLYALVALWNGSFAVASPSRTSIYPRILESRLLPAANALSVFAMNASLTVGPLLAGVLVDWGGFRTAYAVDAVVTTAALWGLWRLRALPPEPHDDEHAATRPGLRSVLDGFRFLSTRPNVRMTFVADIAAMLLAQPRVLFPAAGAVIFGGGAKTVGALSAAAAVGGIVAMAFSGRLGHVRRQGVAILVSIVGWGFAIAGFGVAMLASGGALTQQQALWAGLACMAVAGASDSVSAVFRTTILQSATPDHLRGRLQGVFIVVVAGGPRLGELVGGLATKVLGEGWTAVVGGLLCVLAIGVLARLQPGFVRYDSRHPTP; encoded by the coding sequence GCAACGTCGGCTCGCAGATGGCGACCGTGACCATCGGCCTGCAGGTCTACGACCTCACGAAGTCCACCGCCGCCGTCGGTCTCGTCGGCCTCTTCGCGCTGGTGCCGCTCGTCGGGCTCGGGCTCTACGGCGGCTCGCTCGCCGACCACCACGACCGCCGGCTGGTCGCGCTCGCGGCCCAGGGAGCCAGCTGGCTCACCAGCATCCTGTGCGCGGTGCAGGCCTTCCTCGGCAACACCAACGTGTGGGTGCTCTACGCCTTGGTCGCCCTGTGGAACGGCTCCTTCGCGGTGGCCTCGCCGTCGCGGACCTCGATCTACCCGCGCATCCTCGAGTCCCGCCTGCTGCCGGCGGCCAACGCGCTCTCGGTGTTCGCCATGAACGCCTCGCTCACCGTGGGCCCGCTCCTCGCGGGCGTTCTGGTCGACTGGGGAGGCTTCCGCACGGCCTACGCGGTCGACGCCGTCGTCACGACGGCCGCGCTCTGGGGGCTCTGGCGCCTGCGCGCCCTGCCGCCCGAGCCGCACGACGACGAGCACGCGGCGACCCGGCCCGGGCTGCGGTCGGTGCTCGACGGCTTCCGGTTCCTCAGCACCCGACCCAACGTGCGCATGACGTTCGTGGCCGACATCGCCGCGATGTTGCTGGCCCAGCCGCGGGTGCTGTTCCCGGCTGCCGGTGCCGTCATCTTCGGCGGCGGCGCCAAGACCGTCGGAGCGCTCAGCGCCGCCGCGGCGGTGGGCGGCATCGTGGCCATGGCGTTCTCGGGGCGCCTCGGCCACGTGCGTCGCCAGGGCGTGGCGATCCTCGTCAGCATCGTCGGGTGGGGCTTCGCCATCGCGGGCTTCGGGGTGGCGATGCTCGCCAGCGGCGGCGCACTCACCCAGCAGCAGGCGCTGTGGGCGGGGCTCGCCTGCATGGCAGTGGCCGGGGCCTCCGACTCGGTGAGCGCCGTCTTCCGCACGACGATCCTGCAGTCAGCTACGCCCGACCACCTGCGCGGGCGCCTCCAGGGCGTCTTCATCGTCGTCGTCGCGGGCGGCCCGCGGCTCGGTGAGCTGGTCGGCGGTCTCGCGACGAAGGTGCTGGGGGAGGGCTGGACCGCCGTGGTCGGTGGCCTGCTGTGTGTCCTGGCCATCGGCGTCCTCGCCCGCCTGCAGCCCGGCTTCGTCCGCTACGACTCCCGCCACCCGACCCCGTAG